A genomic region of Pseudomonas frederiksbergensis contains the following coding sequences:
- the hydA gene encoding dihydropyrimidinase: MSLLIRGATVITHDESYRADVLCADGVIKTIGHNLDVPAGCEVLDGSGQYLMPGGIDPHTHMQLPFMGTVASEDFFSGTAAGLAGGTTSIIDFVIPNPQQSLLEAFHQWRGWAEKSASDYGFHVAITWWSEQVREEMAELVRLHGVNSFKHFMAYKNAIMAADDTLVASFERCLELGAVPTVHAENGELVYHLQRKLMAQGITGPEAHPLSRPSQVEGEAASRAIRIAETLGTPLYLVHVSTKEALDEITYARSKGQPVYGEVLAGHLLLDDSVYQHPDWQTAAGYVMSPPFRPRGHQEALWHGLQSGNLHTTATDHCCFCAEQKAAGRDDFSKIPNGTAGIEDRMAVLWDEGVNTGRLSMQDFVALTSTNTAKIFNLYPRKGSIRVGADADLVLWDPQGTRTISARTHHQNVDFNIFEGKTVHGVPSHTISQGRLVWADGDLRAERGAGRYIERPAYPAVFDLLSKRAELHKPTAVKR; encoded by the coding sequence ATGTCTCTGTTGATCCGTGGCGCCACCGTTATTACCCATGATGAAAGTTATCGCGCCGATGTCTTGTGCGCCGACGGCGTGATCAAAACCATCGGTCATAACCTTGATGTTCCCGCAGGCTGCGAAGTGCTCGACGGCAGCGGCCAATACCTGATGCCCGGCGGCATCGACCCGCACACGCACATGCAGCTGCCCTTCATGGGCACCGTGGCCAGCGAAGACTTTTTCAGCGGCACGGCGGCAGGTTTGGCCGGCGGCACCACCTCGATCATCGATTTCGTCATTCCCAATCCGCAGCAATCGCTGCTGGAGGCCTTCCATCAATGGCGCGGATGGGCTGAAAAATCCGCGTCTGACTATGGCTTTCACGTCGCCATTACCTGGTGGAGCGAACAGGTTCGCGAGGAAATGGCCGAGTTGGTACGCCTGCACGGGGTCAACAGTTTCAAGCATTTCATGGCGTACAAGAACGCGATCATGGCGGCCGACGACACGCTGGTCGCGAGTTTCGAACGCTGCCTGGAACTCGGCGCAGTACCGACCGTGCACGCGGAAAACGGCGAGCTGGTCTATCACCTGCAACGCAAGCTGATGGCCCAAGGCATCACCGGCCCTGAAGCGCACCCGCTGTCGCGGCCGTCCCAGGTTGAAGGTGAAGCCGCGAGCCGGGCGATCCGTATCGCTGAAACCCTCGGCACGCCGCTGTACCTGGTCCACGTCTCGACCAAGGAGGCGCTGGATGAAATCACCTACGCCCGCAGCAAGGGCCAACCGGTCTATGGCGAAGTGTTGGCCGGGCATTTGCTGCTGGATGACAGTGTCTACCAGCACCCGGACTGGCAAACCGCTGCCGGTTACGTGATGAGCCCGCCTTTCCGTCCTCGCGGCCATCAGGAAGCACTTTGGCATGGCCTGCAATCGGGCAACCTGCACACCACCGCCACCGATCACTGCTGTTTCTGTGCCGAACAGAAAGCTGCTGGCCGTGACGACTTCAGCAAGATCCCCAACGGTACCGCCGGTATTGAAGATCGCATGGCGGTGCTGTGGGATGAAGGGGTCAACACCGGGCGCTTGTCGATGCAGGACTTTGTCGCGCTGACCTCCACCAACACCGCAAAGATCTTCAACCTCTACCCGCGCAAAGGCTCGATCCGCGTCGGCGCCGATGCTGACCTGGTGCTGTGGGACCCGCAAGGTACGCGCACCATTTCTGCCAGGACCCATCACCAAAACGTCGATTTCAACATCTTCGAAGGCAAGACCGTGCACGGCGTGCCCAGCCACACCATCAGCCAGGGTCGACTGGTCTGGGCCGACGGCGACCTGCGCGCCGAACGGGGGGCCGGACGCTACATCGAACGCCCGGCCTACCCGGCGGTGTTCGACCTGCTGAGCAAGCGCGCTGAGTTGCACAAGCCGACTGCTGTGAAACGCTAA
- a CDS encoding NCS1 family nucleobase:cation symporter-1 gives MQQNRSRVTEREGLYELDAGSDVLDSPRYNHDIAPTKVHERTWNKWHITALWIGMSVCVPTYTLGGVLTAYFGLTVGEALLAILLANVIVLIPLTLNAFAGTKYGIPFPVLLRSSFGVIGSNVPCLIRALVACGWFGIQTMFGGLAIHLFLGSIFEGWKSLGGTGEVIGFMMFWTLNLWVVLRGAESIKWLETLSAPLLVTVGLGLLVWAMPNVSLTELLAIPAKRPEGASVTSYFFAGLTAMVGFWATLSLNIPDFSRYAKSQKDQILGQIFGLPLTMFLFASLGVVMTAASVKLVGVTVSDPVSLIGHIQSPVWVAVAMALIIIATLSTNTAANIVSPTNDFQNLAPKLINRTKAVMLTGLVGLVLMGHELLKKLGLIVSNVSLETVYSNWLLGYSSLLGPIAGIMVVDYFLIKKQQLDLAGLYRDDVYPAWNWNGFIAFGVPVALTLLSLGSDVFSWFYSYGWFTGSALGGLMYYGLCTMRTSPSVVKSPV, from the coding sequence ATGCAACAGAACAGATCGCGCGTCACCGAACGCGAAGGCTTGTACGAACTGGACGCCGGCAGCGACGTCCTCGACAGTCCCCGGTACAACCACGACATTGCTCCGACCAAGGTGCACGAACGAACCTGGAACAAATGGCACATCACCGCACTGTGGATCGGCATGTCGGTTTGCGTACCGACCTACACCCTCGGCGGGGTGCTCACCGCGTACTTCGGCCTGACGGTTGGCGAGGCGTTGCTGGCGATTCTGCTGGCCAACGTCATTGTGCTGATTCCGCTGACCCTCAATGCCTTCGCGGGTACCAAGTACGGGATTCCGTTTCCGGTGTTGCTGCGTTCCTCGTTCGGGGTGATCGGTTCCAACGTGCCGTGCCTGATCCGCGCGCTGGTGGCCTGCGGCTGGTTTGGCATCCAGACGATGTTTGGCGGGCTGGCGATTCACCTGTTTCTCGGCTCGATTTTCGAGGGCTGGAAATCCCTCGGGGGCACCGGCGAAGTGATCGGCTTCATGATGTTCTGGACGCTGAACCTGTGGGTGGTGCTGCGTGGTGCCGAGTCGATCAAATGGCTGGAAACGCTTTCTGCACCGCTGTTGGTGACGGTGGGGCTGGGCCTGCTGGTCTGGGCCATGCCGAACGTGTCGCTGACCGAGTTGCTGGCAATCCCGGCCAAACGTCCCGAAGGCGCCAGCGTGACCAGTTACTTCTTTGCCGGGCTGACCGCGATGGTCGGGTTCTGGGCGACCTTGTCGCTGAACATCCCGGACTTCAGCCGCTACGCCAAAAGCCAGAAAGACCAGATCCTCGGGCAGATTTTCGGCTTGCCGCTGACCATGTTCCTGTTTGCCTCGCTCGGTGTGGTGATGACTGCCGCGTCGGTGAAACTGGTGGGCGTGACCGTCTCTGATCCGGTCAGCCTGATCGGGCATATCCAGAGCCCAGTGTGGGTGGCGGTCGCCATGGCACTGATCATTATCGCTACGCTGTCGACCAACACCGCAGCCAATATCGTTTCGCCGACCAACGACTTTCAGAACCTCGCGCCTAAACTCATCAACCGCACCAAAGCGGTGATGTTGACCGGTCTGGTCGGATTGGTGCTGATGGGCCACGAACTGCTGAAGAAGCTTGGGCTGATCGTCTCCAATGTCAGCCTGGAAACGGTCTATTCCAACTGGTTGCTCGGTTATTCGAGCCTGCTCGGGCCGATTGCCGGGATCATGGTAGTGGACTATTTCCTGATCAAGAAACAACAACTGGACCTGGCAGGCCTGTACCGCGATGACGTGTACCCGGCGTGGAACTGGAACGGCTTCATCGCCTTCGGCGTGCCAGTGGCGTTGACCTTGCTGTCGCTGGGCAGTGATGTGTTCAGCTGGTTCTACAGCTACGGCTGGTTCACCGGCTCGGCCCTTGGCGGCCTGATGTATTACGGGTTGTGCACGATGCGTACTAGCCCGTCTGTTGTGAAGTCTCCGGTGTGA
- a CDS encoding Zn-dependent hydrolase, whose product MNAAVDVLQSSHQHIDRDRLWQSLMELAKLGATVKGGVCRLALTDLDRQARDLFVQWCKEAGCSVTIDAVGNIFARRAGRNPQLPPVMTGSHIDTQPTGGKFDGCFGVLAGVEVLRTLNDLGVETEAPLEVVVWTNEEGSRFAPCMMGSGVFAEKFTLEETLAKIDADGVTVGEALNAIGYAGPRKVSGHAVGAYFEAHIEQGPILEDERKTIGVVMGALGQKWFDLKLHGVEAHAGPTPMHLRKDALVGAAAIVAAVNRTALGHQPHACGTVGCLQAYPGSRNVIPGEVRMTLDFRHLEPTRLDSMIAEVRQVIDSICDEHGLTFELTPTADFPPLYFDKGCVEAVRGAAQGLGLSHMDIVSGAGHDAIFLAELGPAGMIFVPCEGGISHNEIENAAPDDLAAGCAVLLRAMLAASAAIASGELAA is encoded by the coding sequence ATGAACGCTGCCGTAGACGTTCTGCAGTCCAGCCATCAGCACATCGACCGTGACCGGCTCTGGCAGTCGCTCATGGAGCTGGCCAAACTCGGTGCCACGGTCAAGGGCGGTGTCTGTCGCCTGGCCCTGACCGACCTCGACCGCCAGGCCCGCGACCTGTTCGTGCAGTGGTGCAAGGAGGCCGGTTGCAGTGTGACGATCGATGCGGTCGGCAACATCTTCGCCCGCCGCGCCGGACGCAATCCGCAACTGCCACCGGTGATGACCGGCAGCCACATCGACACGCAACCCACCGGCGGCAAGTTCGATGGCTGCTTTGGCGTGCTGGCCGGCGTCGAAGTGCTACGCACCCTCAACGACCTGGGCGTGGAAACCGAGGCGCCGCTGGAAGTGGTGGTCTGGACCAACGAAGAGGGCTCGCGCTTCGCCCCGTGCATGATGGGTTCCGGGGTGTTTGCCGAAAAATTCACCCTCGAAGAAACACTGGCCAAGATCGACGCCGATGGCGTGACCGTGGGTGAGGCGCTGAATGCCATCGGTTACGCCGGTCCGCGCAAAGTCAGTGGTCACGCAGTCGGTGCCTACTTTGAAGCGCACATCGAGCAAGGTCCGATTCTGGAAGACGAGCGTAAAACCATTGGCGTGGTGATGGGCGCGTTGGGACAGAAGTGGTTCGACCTGAAACTGCACGGCGTCGAGGCCCACGCGGGGCCAACGCCGATGCATTTGCGCAAGGATGCATTGGTCGGCGCCGCAGCAATCGTTGCCGCCGTGAACCGTACCGCCCTCGGTCACCAACCTCACGCCTGTGGCACCGTCGGATGCCTGCAAGCTTATCCGGGCTCGCGTAACGTCATCCCCGGTGAAGTGCGCATGACCCTGGATTTCCGTCATCTTGAGCCGACGCGGCTCGATTCGATGATCGCTGAAGTGCGGCAGGTGATCGACAGTATCTGCGATGAGCACGGTCTGACGTTCGAACTGACTCCAACTGCCGACTTCCCGCCGCTGTATTTCGACAAGGGCTGTGTCGAGGCAGTGCGTGGCGCGGCACAAGGTCTTGGGTTGTCGCACATGGACATCGTCAGCGGGGCAGGGCACGACGCAATCTTCCTCGCCGAGCTGGGGCCGGCCGGGATGATCTTCGTGCCGTGCGAGGGTGGCATCAGCCACAACGAAATCGAAAACGCCGCACCGGATGACCTGGCGGCCGGTTGTGCGGTGTTGTTGCGGGCGATGCTGGCAGCCTCGGCGGCGATTGCCAGTGGTGAGTTGGCGGCCTGA
- a CDS encoding crotonase/enoyl-CoA hydratase family protein, which yields MSEYQAFRVELSDNIAHVQINRPEKINAMNAVFWTEIIEIFQWIDDTDEVRAVVISGAGKHFSSGIDLMMLASVANEMGKDAGRNARLLRRKILALQASFNAVDNCRKPVLAAIQGYCLGGAIDLISACDMRYAAEDAQFSIKEIDMGMAADVGTLQRLPRIIGDGMLRELAYTGRTFGAEEARSIGLVNRVYPDTASLLDGVMGIARDIAAKSPIAIAGTKEMISYMRDHSINDGLEYIATWNAAMLQSTDLRVAMAASMSKQKPEFLD from the coding sequence ATGTCCGAATACCAAGCCTTTCGCGTCGAACTGAGCGACAACATCGCCCATGTGCAGATCAACCGCCCGGAAAAGATCAACGCGATGAACGCGGTGTTCTGGACTGAAATCATCGAGATCTTCCAGTGGATCGACGACACCGATGAGGTTCGTGCGGTAGTCATCAGTGGTGCTGGCAAGCATTTCTCTTCGGGCATCGACCTGATGATGCTGGCTTCGGTGGCCAATGAAATGGGCAAGGACGCGGGTCGCAACGCGCGCCTGTTGCGGCGCAAGATCCTGGCGTTGCAAGCGTCGTTCAACGCCGTCGACAACTGCCGTAAACCGGTATTGGCCGCCATTCAGGGCTATTGCCTGGGCGGCGCCATCGATCTGATTTCTGCTTGCGACATGCGTTATGCGGCAGAAGACGCACAATTCTCGATCAAGGAAATCGACATGGGCATGGCCGCCGACGTTGGCACTTTGCAACGCTTGCCGCGGATCATCGGTGACGGCATGCTGCGAGAACTGGCATACACTGGTCGCACCTTTGGCGCGGAAGAGGCACGCAGCATTGGCCTGGTCAACCGGGTCTACCCGGACACGGCCAGCTTGCTGGATGGGGTGATGGGCATTGCCCGTGACATTGCTGCCAAATCGCCGATTGCGATTGCCGGAACCAAAGAGATGATCAGCTACATGCGCGATCACAGCATCAACGATGGCCTGGAATACATCGCTACCTGGAACGCCGCGATGCTGCAATCCACAGACCTGCGGGTCGCCATGGCGGCGTCGATGAGCAAGCAGAAACCCGAATTTCTGGACTGA
- the nudC gene encoding NAD(+) diphosphatase produces the protein MTSRWTTAVIDTDLPGGWAVARSPEGFLFDDNGALFPREWLKRQDLSILAEHGIGHLDGEPVYLLELKAHSEVSGCNWKGLRAFMLDGDHTVYKVLGYAAQVGTWAREHRFCGNCGLRMTQVPRERAMYCEPCDLRFYPRISPSMIVLITRGDEVLLARSPRFVTGVYSTLAGFAEPGESAEDCLVREVREEVQIEVRNIQYLGSQCWPFPHSMMLGFHAEYAGGEIVPQADEIEDAQWFNIHALPPLPASRSIARYLIDVYVARRLGHAEPVLPG, from the coding sequence ATGACTTCACGCTGGACCACAGCAGTAATCGACACCGACTTGCCGGGCGGCTGGGCCGTGGCCCGCAGCCCCGAAGGTTTCTTGTTCGACGACAATGGCGCGCTGTTTCCGCGGGAATGGCTGAAACGTCAGGACCTGTCGATTCTCGCCGAACACGGCATTGGTCATCTCGACGGTGAGCCGGTGTATTTGTTGGAGCTCAAGGCTCACAGCGAGGTGTCAGGCTGCAACTGGAAAGGCTTGCGAGCGTTCATGCTCGATGGCGATCACACGGTTTACAAAGTGCTGGGTTATGCCGCGCAAGTTGGCACCTGGGCGCGGGAGCATCGGTTTTGTGGCAACTGTGGCCTGCGCATGACGCAGGTGCCGCGTGAACGGGCGATGTATTGCGAACCCTGTGATCTGCGCTTTTATCCGCGGATTTCACCGAGCATGATCGTGTTGATCACCCGTGGTGACGAAGTCCTGCTGGCGCGCTCGCCACGTTTTGTCACCGGGGTCTACAGCACCCTGGCGGGTTTTGCCGAGCCAGGTGAGTCGGCCGAGGATTGCCTGGTTCGTGAAGTGCGCGAAGAGGTGCAGATCGAGGTCAGGAACATCCAGTACCTGGGCAGCCAGTGCTGGCCGTTCCCGCATTCGATGATGCTCGGTTTTCATGCCGAGTACGCCGGTGGCGAGATCGTACCGCAAGCCGATGAGATCGAAGATGCCCAGTGGTTCAACATTCACGCGCTGCCGCCATTGCCGGCGTCGCGCTCGATTGCCCGTTATTTGATCGACGTTTATGTAGCGCGGCGCTTAGGCCACGCTGAACCAGTGCTGCCAGGCTAG
- a CDS encoding TSUP family transporter has translation MPFELSVDLTTLAILAIVAFIAGFIDAIAGGGGLLTTPALLTAGLPPHLVLGTNKLSSTFGSATASFTFYRRKLFHPRQWMHAIIGTLVGALTGAIVAHYLPAEWLNKMLPVIVFACGVYLLFGGTPKAPLDSDAPIKKKWQSSQGFSLGFYDGVAGPGTGAFWTVSSLLLYPIDLVKASGVARSMNFVSNIAALSVFIFSGQVDWIIGLSMGLSVMVGAFFGARTAISGGAKFIRPVFITVVLGLTVRLAWQHWFSVA, from the coding sequence ATGCCTTTCGAACTCAGCGTAGACCTCACCACTCTGGCCATTTTGGCCATCGTCGCGTTCATTGCCGGCTTCATCGATGCCATTGCTGGAGGCGGCGGTCTGCTGACCACCCCGGCGCTGCTCACCGCCGGCCTGCCCCCGCACCTGGTACTGGGCACCAATAAACTGAGCTCGACCTTCGGCTCGGCCACCGCCAGTTTCACCTTCTACCGACGCAAGCTGTTCCACCCGCGGCAGTGGATGCACGCGATTATCGGAACCCTGGTGGGCGCACTGACCGGCGCAATCGTTGCGCACTACTTGCCGGCTGAGTGGCTGAACAAAATGCTCCCGGTGATCGTCTTCGCCTGTGGTGTCTATCTGCTGTTTGGCGGCACGCCGAAAGCACCGCTGGACAGCGACGCACCGATAAAGAAGAAGTGGCAGTCGAGCCAGGGTTTCAGCCTCGGCTTCTACGACGGCGTGGCCGGTCCCGGCACTGGCGCCTTCTGGACCGTCAGCAGCCTGCTGCTGTACCCCATCGATCTGGTCAAGGCCAGCGGCGTGGCGCGCAGCATGAACTTCGTCAGCAACATCGCGGCGCTGTCGGTGTTCATCTTTTCCGGGCAAGTGGACTGGATCATCGGCCTGAGCATGGGCCTGTCGGTGATGGTTGGCGCGTTCTTTGGTGCACGCACCGCCATCAGCGGTGGGGCGAAGTTCATTCGCCCGGTCTTCATCACCGTGGTGCTGGGTTTGACTGTGCGTCTAGCCTGGCAGCACTGGTTCAGCGTGGCCTAA
- a CDS encoding nuclear transport factor 2 family protein: MSSNAEARLPLPPFTRESAIEKIRLAEDGWNSRDPQRVSLAYTVDTKWRNRAEFANNREEAKGFLTRKWAKELDYRLIKELWAFTGNRIAVRYAYEWHDDSGNWYRSYGNENWEFDEYGLMSNRHACINDLPIKESERKFHWPLGRRPNDHPGLSDLDL; encoded by the coding sequence ATGTCATCTAATGCCGAAGCTCGTCTGCCACTTCCGCCGTTCACTCGTGAGTCGGCCATCGAAAAGATTCGCCTGGCCGAAGACGGCTGGAACTCCCGCGATCCACAGCGGGTATCCCTGGCCTACACCGTGGACACAAAATGGCGTAACCGCGCCGAGTTCGCCAACAACCGCGAGGAAGCCAAGGGGTTTCTGACCCGCAAATGGGCCAAGGAACTGGATTACCGGCTGATCAAGGAGCTCTGGGCTTTCACCGGAAACCGTATCGCCGTGCGTTATGCCTATGAATGGCATGACGATTCGGGCAATTGGTATCGATCGTACGGCAATGAAAACTGGGAGTTCGATGAGTACGGGTTGATGTCCAACCGTCACGCCTGCATCAATGACCTGCCGATCAAGGAAAGCGAACGCAAGTTCCACTGGCCGCTGGGCCGTCGCCCGAATGATCATCCTGGCTTGTCTGACCTGGACTTGTAA
- a CDS encoding TetR/AcrR family transcriptional regulator: MNEITSNDTRDIILDVTEKLIYKSGIAATGMDLLVKTAGVSRKSIYRYFTSKEALTVAALQRRDVRWMHWFQTEVNKAPSPVERLLNLFTVLKDWFASEGFRGCAFINTSGETGDPQDPVRLVAKEHKQKLLDYVCELCTEHGVHDPEALAKQLLILIDGAITVALVMGDHSAADNAQCIARTLLDLSLFKQDQLAV, encoded by the coding sequence ATGAACGAAATCACTAGCAACGACACACGCGACATTATTCTGGATGTCACCGAAAAGTTGATCTATAAAAGTGGCATTGCTGCCACTGGCATGGATCTTCTGGTGAAAACCGCCGGCGTCTCCAGAAAAAGTATTTACCGCTACTTCACCAGCAAGGAGGCGCTGACCGTCGCGGCCTTGCAGCGCCGCGACGTACGCTGGATGCACTGGTTCCAGACCGAAGTGAACAAGGCCCCAAGCCCGGTCGAACGGCTGCTCAACCTGTTCACCGTGCTCAAGGACTGGTTCGCCAGCGAAGGCTTTCGCGGCTGTGCCTTTATCAACACCAGCGGCGAAACCGGCGACCCGCAAGACCCGGTGCGCCTGGTAGCGAAGGAACATAAACAGAAGCTGCTCGACTACGTGTGCGAGCTCTGTACCGAACATGGCGTACACGACCCGGAGGCACTGGCCAAACAACTGCTGATCCTGATCGATGGCGCCATTACCGTTGCTCTTGTCATGGGCGATCACAGTGCCGCCGATAATGCGCAATGCATAGCGCGAACGTTATTGGACCTTTCACTGTTTAAACAAGATCAACTCGCGGTTTGA
- the pssA gene encoding CDP-diacylglycerol--serine O-phosphatidyltransferase, with translation MPSLFKRSLLPKLRSFPLTADAVSILSGAAEFRRCLLEKIAQATQRIYIVALYLQHDEAGQEILDALHAAKAARPELDVVVVVDWLRAQRGLIGAGKQPGNAAWYQQQTREHASEVPVYGVPVQTRELFGVLHLKGFVIDDCVIYSGASLNNVYLHKFDKYRFDRYHLLHNRALADSMQHLVQHGLIASKAVHRLDLPNLPTTRSLRNDIGDLRSRFKHAVYDTTAGTLARGGLSVSPLLGVGKNNPLSRVICELIAGAQHQLTICTPYFNLPLPVTREINRALARGVKIDIIVGDKTANDFYIPPSEPFKVIAALPYLYEISLRRFAKRHQRVIDSSQLNLHLWREGDNTYHLKGMWVDERYTLLTGNNLNPRAFRLDLENALLIDDPKGELQEPRRGELAEIFRNTCRIERYQQLETLLEYPPAVSKFLRRVSRVRIERLLYRIL, from the coding sequence ATGCCGTCGCTTTTCAAACGCTCTCTACTGCCCAAACTGCGCAGTTTTCCGCTGACCGCCGATGCGGTCTCCATCCTTTCTGGCGCTGCCGAGTTCCGTCGTTGCCTGTTGGAGAAAATTGCCCAGGCGACCCAACGTATCTACATCGTCGCGCTCTACCTGCAACACGACGAAGCTGGCCAGGAAATCCTCGATGCCTTGCACGCCGCCAAAGCTGCGCGCCCGGAACTGGACGTGGTCGTGGTGGTTGACTGGCTACGGGCGCAGCGCGGTTTGATCGGTGCCGGCAAGCAACCTGGCAACGCGGCGTGGTATCAGCAGCAGACTCGCGAACACGCCAGCGAAGTGCCGGTGTATGGCGTGCCGGTGCAAACCCGCGAACTGTTCGGTGTGTTGCACCTTAAAGGCTTCGTGATCGATGACTGCGTGATTTATAGCGGCGCTAGCCTGAACAACGTCTATCTGCACAAATTCGACAAATACCGTTTCGACCGTTATCACCTGTTGCACAACCGCGCACTGGCCGACTCCATGCAGCACCTGGTGCAGCATGGGCTGATCGCTTCCAAGGCCGTGCACCGTCTCGATCTGCCGAACCTGCCAACCACCCGCAGCCTGCGCAACGACATCGGCGACTTACGCAGCCGCTTCAAGCACGCGGTGTACGACACCACGGCGGGTACGCTGGCCAGGGGCGGTCTGTCCGTGAGCCCGCTGCTCGGGGTGGGTAAAAACAATCCATTGAGCCGGGTGATCTGTGAGCTGATCGCCGGCGCCCAGCATCAGCTGACCATCTGCACACCGTATTTCAACCTGCCGTTGCCAGTAACCCGTGAAATCAACCGGGCTCTGGCACGCGGGGTGAAGATCGACATCATTGTCGGTGACAAGACCGCCAACGACTTCTACATTCCGCCGAGCGAGCCGTTCAAGGTCATCGCCGCGTTACCGTATCTCTACGAAATCAGCCTGCGGCGCTTCGCCAAGCGCCACCAGCGGGTAATCGACAGCAGTCAGTTGAACCTGCATCTGTGGCGTGAAGGTGACAACACTTATCACCTCAAAGGCATGTGGGTCGACGAACGTTACACCTTGTTGACCGGCAACAACCTCAACCCGCGAGCTTTCCGCCTGGACCTCGAAAACGCTTTGCTGATCGACGACCCGAAAGGTGAGTTGCAGGAACCCCGTCGCGGTGAGCTGGCGGAGATTTTCCGCAATACCTGCCGTATCGAACGTTATCAGCAGTTGGAGACGTTGCTGGAATACCCGCCGGCGGTGAGCAAGTTTCTGCGTCGGGTCAGCCGGGTACGGATCGAGCGCTTGCTCTATCGCATCTTGTAG
- a CDS encoding ABC-F family ATPase, with protein MISTANITMQFGAKPLFENVSVKFGAGNRYGLIGANGCGKSTFMKILGDDLDPSGGQVMLEPNVRLGKLRQDQFAYEEFTVIDTVIMGHEELWKVKAERDRIYSLPEMTEEDGMAVAELETEFAEMDGYTAESRAGELLLGLGIGIEQHFGPMSEVSPGWKLRVLLAQALFSDPEVLLLDEPTNHLDINTIRWLENILTQRSSLMIIISHDRHFLNSVCTHMADLDYGELRLFPGNYDEYMTVATQSREQLLSDNAKKKAQISELQSFVSRFSANASKAKQATSRAKQIDKIQLAEVKPSSRVSPFIRFEQNKKLHRQAVIVERMAKGFDGKNLFKDFSFTVEAGERVAIIGPNGIGKTTLLRTLVNELSPDAGSVKWTDAAEIGYYAQDHASDFEDESNLFDWMGRWTQGGEQLVRGTLGRMLFSNDEILKSVKVISGGEQGRMLFGKLILQKPNVLVMDEPTNHLDMESIEALNLALENYPGTLIFVSHDREFVSSLATRIIELSPSGVIDFSGTYDDYLRSQGVVF; from the coding sequence TTGATCTCCACAGCAAATATCACGATGCAGTTCGGCGCCAAGCCGTTGTTCGAGAACGTTTCGGTCAAATTTGGTGCGGGTAACCGCTATGGCCTGATCGGCGCCAACGGTTGCGGCAAGTCGACCTTCATGAAAATCCTCGGTGACGACCTCGATCCGTCCGGCGGCCAGGTCATGCTTGAGCCGAATGTGCGTCTGGGTAAGTTGCGCCAAGACCAGTTCGCCTACGAAGAATTCACCGTTATCGACACCGTGATCATGGGTCACGAAGAGCTGTGGAAGGTCAAGGCCGAGCGCGACCGCATCTACTCGCTGCCGGAAATGACCGAAGAAGACGGCATGGCCGTCGCTGAGCTGGAAACCGAATTCGCCGAGATGGACGGTTACACCGCCGAATCGCGCGCCGGTGAACTGCTGCTGGGCCTGGGTATCGGTATCGAGCAACACTTCGGCCCGATGAGCGAAGTTTCGCCAGGCTGGAAACTCCGTGTTCTGCTGGCTCAAGCACTGTTCTCCGATCCGGAAGTGCTGCTGCTCGACGAACCTACCAACCACCTGGACATCAACACCATCCGCTGGCTGGAAAACATTCTGACCCAGCGCAGCAGCCTGATGATCATCATCTCCCACGATAGACACTTCCTGAACAGTGTCTGCACCCACATGGCCGACCTGGACTACGGCGAGCTGCGCTTGTTCCCGGGCAACTATGACGAGTACATGACCGTGGCGACCCAGTCCCGCGAGCAACTGCTCTCGGACAACGCCAAGAAGAAAGCGCAAATCTCGGAACTGCAATCGTTCGTCAGCCGCTTCTCGGCCAACGCCTCGAAAGCCAAGCAGGCCACTTCCCGCGCCAAACAGATCGACAAGATCCAGCTGGCCGAAGTCAAGCCTTCGAGCCGCGTGAGCCCGTTCATCCGTTTCGAGCAGAACAAGAAGCTCCATCGTCAAGCGGTCATCGTCGAGCGCATGGCCAAGGGCTTTGACGGCAAGAATCTGTTCAAGGACTTCAGCTTCACCGTTGAAGCCGGCGAGCGTGTGGCAATCATTGGTCCGAACGGTATTGGTAAAACCACTCTGCTGCGTACCCTGGTCAACGAGTTGAGCCCGGATGCCGGTAGCGTGAAATGGACCGACGCCGCAGAAATCGGCTACTACGCACAGGACCACGCTTCGGATTTCGAAGATGAATCCAACCTGTTCGACTGGATGGGTCGCTGGACTCAAGGTGGCGAACAACTGGTTCGTGGCACCTTGGGCCGGATGCTGTTCTCCAACGACGAGATCCTCAAGTCAGTCAAGGTCATCTCCGGCGGTGAGCAAGGTCGCATGCTGTTCGGCAAGCTGATTCTGCAAAAGCCGAACGTGCTGGTGATGGATGAACCAACCAACCACCTGGACATGGAATCCATCGAAGCGCTGAACCTGGCGCTGGAAAACTACCCGGGCACGCTGATTTTCGTCAGCCACGACCGTGAGTTCGTATCGTCGCTGGCCACTCGAATCATCGAACTGAGCCCAAGCGGCGTGATCGACTTCAGCGGCACCTACGATGACTACCTGCGTAGCCAGGGCGTAGTGTTCTAA